In Scatophagus argus isolate fScaArg1 chromosome 14, fScaArg1.pri, whole genome shotgun sequence, the following proteins share a genomic window:
- the fryb gene encoding protein furry homolog isoform X7 — MATSQQDSGFFDISIKSLLKSLGGTSPVGLKPPLPPVSGTLGERKGPVIMAPVNVDPESKPGEFVLKSLFANFTLLSERKIRIIMAEPLEKPLNKSLQRGEDPQFDQLISSMSSLAEYCLPSILRTLFDWYKRQNGLEDESHEYRPRANTKSKNDEQQKDYLLERRDLAIDFIFSLVLIEVLKQIPLHPLLDGLIQEVINLAFKHFKYKEGYFGPNTGNMHIVADLYAEVVGVVAQSRFPGVRKKFISELKELRQKEQSPYVIQSTISLIMGLKFFRIKMYPVEDFEASFQFMQECAQYFLEVKDKDIKHSLAGLFVEILVPVAATVKNEVNVPCLRNFVESLYDTTLDLSSRKKHSLALYPLVTCLLCVSQKQFFLSRWHIFLNNCLSNLKNKDPKMARVALESLYRLLWVYMIRIKCESNTGTQSRLTSITSTLFPKGSRSVVPRDMPLNIFVKIIQFIAQERLDFAMKEIIFDLLSVGKPAKAFSLNPERMNIGLRAFLVIADALQQKDGEPPMPNTGATLPSGNSLKKKKTYLSKTLTEEEAKLIGMSLYYSQVRKALDNILRHLDKEVGRCMMLTSVQMLNKEPEDMITGERKPKIDLFRTCVAAIPRILPDAMSKPELIDLLSRLTVHMDDELRLISQNSLQSLLLDFSDWREDVLFGYTHFLLREVQDTHQGLQDASVKLLLQLLTQWRLALQLQGKLRGGVESSPRLPERSPHCSVLHAVEGLALLLLCSCQISTRKLAVGVLREIRCLFTALGHAEDDDKPMIEIMDQLSPAVMDSFVHVAVSDSSTLPLSHHVDLQWLVEWTARLVSSSYDVKSPSHVWIFAQCVKDPWVLCLHIFLRQEHLPKHCPIALGYAWPYVFTRLQLLLPLVDPNSPVNAKKTSTAGSSDSYISLWRNYLILCLGVAKPSIMSPGHLRASTPEITATTPDGSVTYDNKVIGTPSVAWLLKQLVPLMRAESLEITESLVLGFGCTNALVFRELVEELHPLMKEALERRPENKKRRERRDLLRLQLLRIFELLANAGVISDSTNGALERDSLALGALFLEYVDLTRMLLEAENEKELDVLKDIRAHFSGMVANLIQCVPVHHRRFLFPQQSLRHHLFILFSQWAGPFSVMFTPLDRYSDRNHQITRYQYCALKAMSAVLCCGPVFDNVGLSADGYLYKWLDNILACHDIRVHRLGCEVVILLLELNPDQINLFNWAVDRCFTGSYQLASGCFKAIATVCGNRNYPCDLVTLLNLVLFKASDTSREIYEISMQLMQVLESKLCAYSKRMVEQKPGNILYGTHGPLPPLYSVNLCQLSNQLASMYPELTLPLFSEVSQRFPTTHSNGRQIMLSYLLPWLSNIELVDTGLLPPASSPCTPEEEPHGQGQSVGVSPSLRGNGWGSLQATSLVLNNLMFMTAKYGDEVPGPEIENAWNALVSNERWSNNLRITLQFLISLCGVSSDTTLLPYIKKVVIYLCRNNTIQTMEELLFELQQTDPVNPVVLHCDNPPFYRFAASNKASTSQTGTTSSSNTVVAGQENLPETDENKLVRENEERRARAHNRLESRYSNSSGGSYEDEKTDPLPPYAGWLLGVLETNHPQPLPMPVNGGCWAPLVDYLPETITPRGPLHRCNIAVIFMTEMVVDHSVREDWALHLPLLLHALFLGLDHYRPEVYEHSKRLLLHLLIALSCNNNFQVIASVLMLTREISDNKTLTIKSSYHTEYQQSNTPDFLREWQASPVVDSGLSSTSNSSSASLGGGSSTAGSVGNLPLVTPDDLEDLDDTPNETDEKTNKLIEFLSTSAWSTVLLLLRAFGPLWAHEDITPKNPNSKSTEQLSNFLRHVVSVFKESKSDFHLEQQLSDVALQTALCSSSRHYAGRSFQIFRALKQPINNHAVSDLVSRLVEVVGEHGDEVQGYVMEVLLTLESVVVNLAECLKNSDLMAALTRTCSPDFVTSDKLMNRKSTGQLNFPGPGFVGLSSQRHQRSYSVPKKFGECAHQSSDPPRSATLDRIQACNSHGLARTGRTPGSCTSSTNRIDPSVLSDPAHVSHPSSILATVFWVAVSLMESDFEFEYQMSLRLVHKLLSKVPLDRAENRERLEKLQAQLRWSGFSGIQQLLLKGFTSQATFDLTLQLFCQLTPVSRVPVVDSSQSVGFPLNVLCLLPHLVQHFGHPTQFCKESAERIAQVCLEEKHTKLSHLAHVMTLYKTRSYTRDPFSWVSVVCRYLHEAFSDITLNMVTYMAELLDKGLPSMQQSLLQIIYCLLSHMDLTAVQVKQFNADVTKTIEKFVQTVHWKDALNILKLVVSRSASLVHPVYGHSQGDLSNLEVSRVWDGSAKALPGKTLDFTFDISETPVIGRRFDELQGSGGREGKARAMAVTRSTSSTSSGSNSNTILVPVSWRRPQSSQKRTREKLVNVLSLCGQEVGLTKNPSVIFSSCGDLDMMEVRESGVSSEEGGTREDTLDDTASEQQFRVFRDFDFLDVELEDGEELQGETVDNFNWGVRRRSLDSTELGDLLEESQHSGSTPSLGHEDPHDSDESSEEEESSTSQSLSHSQLTNPSPSEETNHTDSLSTSYDTSADPQSLNATTPGQGVLHDDHSGLHGRVCADDEDTQAQDDELSLSANELPHGSDCGESFTLELPGQPQDQPCNLDHSLNPDYFHPPLDFLDPNCLPSLRDDVDDLEDLGFPPPPSPFFSAILAAFQPTVCDDAEEAWRCHINQLVTDSDGSCAVHTFQVFSSLFKNIQGKFCLLTTDVATYLGEGLRGIGSKFLRSSQMLTTCSDCPTIYIDADTIMSYGLLEKMKFSALELQEYLDTYNTREEAAVSWLRNCKDTFPRCPGDSVVTCQPGDSEEKQMESLAQLELCQRLYKLHFQLLLLFQSYCSLIGQVHAISSVPELLNMSRELTDLKTSLQAAEAAVASDLEHKHLAHTHAHATQVAAMVVPSFSTSEAAVQAILECLKNHEFTKAVRYIQEFRRQWPNGVFGGSSESEVQTLLNVYFRHQTLGQTGTIALVGSRQDLSLICSKLLELNGEIRDMIRRAQGYRVVTTYLPDSSASGTSL; from the exons GTACCCGGTGGAAGACTTTGAGGCCTCCTTCCAGTTCATGCAG gAGTGTGCACAGTATTTCTTGGAAGTGAAGGATAAGGACATTAAACACTCATTAGCTGGACTCTTCGTGGAGATACTCGTACCTGTAGCTGCT ACGGTAAAGAATGAGGTGAACGTGCCATGTTTACGAAACTTCGTAGAAAGTTTGTATGATACCACGCTGGACCTGTCCTCTAGGAAGAAACACTCTCTG GCTCTGTATCCTCTGGTGacctgcctgctgtgtgtcagtcagaAGCAGTTCTTCCTCAGCCGCTGGCACATTTTCCTCAACAACTGCCTCTCAAATCTCAAG AATAAAGACCCGAAGATGGCGCGTGTGGCTCTAGAATCACTGTACCGCCTGCTGTGGGTCTACATGATCCGAATAAAGTGCGAGAGCAACACTGGAACGCAGAG TCGTCTGACCTCCATCACCTCCACTCTGTTTCCCAAAGGCAGTCGGAGCGTCGTGCCCAGAGACATGCCCCTTAATATTTTTGTCAAGATCATCCAGTTTATTGcacag GAGAGACTGGATTTCGCCATGAAGGAGATCATATTTGACCTGCTGAGTGTTGGGAAACCTGCCAAAGCCTTCAGTCTCAACCCAGAG CGTATGAACATTGGTCTGCGGGCATTCCTGGTGATAGCAGATGCTCTGCAACAGAAGGATGGAGAGCCTCCTATGCCCAACACGGGGGCCACTCTGCCCTCTGGAAACtctctgaagaagaagaaaacttaTCTCAGCAAGACGCTTACTGAAGAAGAAGCCAAACTAATAg GCATGTCATTGTACTACTCCCAGGTGCGAAAGGCTCTGGACAACATCCTGAGGCACTTGGACAAGGAGGTGGGTCGTTGTATGATGCTCACCAGCGTCCAGATGCTCAACAAAGAACCAGAGGATATGATCAC CGGTGAGAGGAAGCCTAAAATCGACCTGTTCAGGACATGTGTGGCTGCCATTCCTCGTATCCTTCCTGATGCCATGTCCAAACCTGAGCTCATTGACCTGCTCTCACG ACTTACGGTGCACATGGACGATGAGCTCCGTCTCATTTCCCAGAACTCCCTGCAGAGCCTGCTGCTCGATTTCTCAGACTGGAGGGAAGATGTCCTGTTTGGTTACACTCATTTCCTTTTGCGTGAG GTCCAAGACACCCATCAGGGTCTGCAGGATGCATCTGTGAAGcttcttctccagctgctcACACAGTGGAGGTTAGCTCTGCAGCTCCAGGGGAAGTTGCGAGGTGGCGTTGAG TCCAGCCCCAGACTGCCAGAGCGAAGCCCTCATTGCTCAGTGCTCCATGCAGTTGAGGGTCtggctctgctgctcctctgctcgTGTCAGATCAGCACCAGGAAGCTGGCAGTCGGTGTGCTGAGAGAAATACGCTGCCTCTTCACCGCTCTGGGCCATGCTGAG GACGATGACAAACCCATGATAGAGATCATGGACCAGCTAAGCCCAGCTGTAATGGACAGCTTTGTTCATGTGGCCGTCTCTGACTCG TCCACCTTGCCTCTCAGCCACCATGTCGACCTCCAGTGGTTGGTGGAGTGGACGGCTCGACTGGTGAGCAGTTCCTACGACGTGAAGAGTCCCAGCCATGTCTGGATCTTTGCCCAGTGTGTGAAGGACCCCTGGGTGCTCTGTCTGCACATCTTCTTACGGCAGGAACATCTGCCCAAACATTGTCCCATCGCCCTGGGATATGCCTGGCCCTACGTTTTCAcacggctgcagctgctgctgccgctggtTGACCCCAA cagtcCAGTGAATGCTAAGAAGACCAGCACAGCAGGCTCCAGTGACAGCTACATTTCTCTGTGGCGTAACTACCTGATCCTGTGTCTAGGGGTGGCTAAACCGAGCATCATGTCCCCCGGTCACCTCAGGGCTTCCACGCCAGAGATCACTGCCACCACTCCCGACGGCAGCGTCACCTACGATAACAAG GTGATAGGCACTCCCTCTGTAGCCTGGCTCTTAAAACAGCTCGTCCCGCTGATGAGAGCTGAGAGTTTGGAGATCACAGAGTCTCTGGTGCTGGGGTTTGGGTGCACAAACGCTCTAGTCTTCAG GGAACTTGTGGAAGAACTCCATCCACTGATGAAGGAAGCTCTGGAGCGTAGGCcagag AACAAGAAGcgcagagagaggagggatcttctcaggctgcagctgctgaggaTCTTTGAACTGTTGGCTAATGCAGGAGTTATCAGTGACAG CACCAATGGAGCACTGGAGCGCGATTCCCTGGCGCTGGGTGCCTTGTTCCTTGAATATGTGGATCTGACTCGCATGCTTCTGGAGGCTGAGAATGAGAAAGAGCTGGATGTACTTAAAGACATCAGAGCTCATTTCAGCGGAATGGTGGCTAATCTCATCCAATGTGTTCCTG TCCACCACAGGCGCTTTCTCTTCCCTCAACAGTCTCTCAGACACCATCTCTTCATCCTGTTCAGCCAATGGGCCGGACCCTTCAGTGTCATGTTCACTCCCCTCGATCGTTACAGTGACCGCAACCACCAAATCACTCGCTACCAGTACTGTGCCCTAAAG GCCATGTCAGCTGTTCTGTGTTGCGGTCCAGTGTTTGACAATGTGGGTCTCTCTGCTGATGGGTATCTCTACAAGTGGCTTGACAACATCTTGGCCTGCCACGACATACGG GTGCATCGTCTTGGATGTGAGGTGGTCATCCTGCTCTTAGAGCTGAACCCAGATCAAATCAATCTGTTCAACTGGGCTGTGGACCGCTGCTTCACTGGATCTTATCAGCTGGCATCTGGCTGTTTCAAGGCCATCGCCACTGTCTGCGGTAACAG GAATTACCCATGTGACCTTGTGACCTTGCTCAATCTGGTGTTGTTCAAGGCCTCAGACACCAGCAGGGAAATATATGAGATCTCCATGCAGCTGATGCAG GTGCTGGAGTCAAAGCTGTGTGCGTACTCTAAACGGATGGTGGAGCAGAAGCCTGGCAATATTTTGTATGGAACACACGGCCCTCTGCCTCCCCTGTACAGCGTCAACCTGTGTCAGCTCTCCAATCAGCTGGCCAGCATGTACCCAGAGCTCACTCTGCCTCTTTTCTCAG AAGTGAGCCAGCGTTTCCCAACCACCCACTCCAATGGCAGACAGATCATGCTATCCTACCTGCTACCCTGGCTCAGTAACATTGAGCTAGTGGACACAGGGCTCCTGCCCCCTGCCTCAAGCCCCTGTACACCAGAGGAGGAACCTCACGGCCAGGGGCAGAGCGTGGGTGTGTCCCCCAGTCTGAGAGGCAACGGCTGGGGATCCCTGCAGGCGACCTCGCTGGTGCTCAACAACCTAATGTTCATGACTGCTAAG TATGGAGACGAGGTTCCTGGACCGGAGATTGAGAACGCCTGGAACGCTTTAGTGTCCAACGAGAGATGGAGCAATAACTTACGGATTACCCTGCAATTCCTCATCAGCCTTTGCGGAGTCAGCAGTGATACCACACTGCTGCCTTAT aTCAAGAAGGTGGTGATCTACCTGTGTCGCAACAACACCATCCAGACCATGGAGGAGCTCCTGTTTGAGCTGCAGCAGACCGACCCAGTCAATCCTGTGGTCTTGCACTGTGACAATCCTCCCTTCTACCGCTTTGCTGCCAGCAACAAAGCCTCCACCTCGCAGACAG GCACCACCTCCAGCAGTAACACTGTGGTGGCCGGTCAGGAGAACCTGCCAGAAACAGATGAGAACAAGCTGGTCAGAGAGAATGAAGAGCG CAGGGCCAGGGCTCACAACAGACTGGAGTCTCGCTACAGCAACAGCTCTGGAGGCTCCTACGAGGATGAAAAGA CTGACCCGCTCCCACCATACGCTGGTTGGCTACTGGGCGTTCTGGAGACCAACCATCCTCAGCCGTTACCCATGCCTGTTAATGGAGGCTGCTGGGCTCCTCTGGTTGACTACCTTCCAGAGACCATCACACCTAGAGGACCACTGCACAG GTGTAATATTGCAGTGATCTTTATGACTGAAATGGTGGTGGACCACAGCGTGAGAGAGGACTGGGCTTTACACCTGCCTCTGCTACTGCATGCCCTCTTCTTGG GTCTGGATCACTACAGACCAGAGGTCTATGAGCACAGCAAACgtctccttctccacctcctcattGCCCTCTCCTGCAACAACAACTTCCAG GTAATCGCCTCAGTTCTCATGCTGACGAGAGAGATCAGTGACAACAAGACCCTCACCATTAAGTCCAGCTACCACACGGAATATCAGCAGTCAA ATACACCTGATTTCCTGCGAGAGTGGCAGGCGTCTCCAGTTGTGGACTCTGGTCTCAGCTCCACTTCCAACTCTTCTTCAGCCAGTCTGggcggcggcagcagcactgcaggcagTGTTGGAAATTTGCCCCTTGTGACTCCCGATGACCTGGAGGACCTTGATGATACGCCCAACGAAACAGacgagaaaacaaacaaactcatcGAGTTCCTCTCCACCAG TGCCTGGAGTACTGTGTTGTTGTTACTCAGAGCGTTTGGGCCGCTGTGGGCGCATGAGGACATCACACCAAAGAACCCCAACTCCAAGAGCACGGAGCAGCTGTCCAACTTCCTACGCCACGTTGTCTCTGTCTTCAAGGAGTCCAAGTCAG ACTTTCACCTGGAGCAACAGCTGAGCGACGTTGCTCTGCAGACGgctctctgcagctcttccCGTCACTACGCTGGGCGCTCTTTCCAGATATTCAGAGCCCTTAAACAGCCCATCAACAACCACGCCGTCTCTGACCTGGTCTCACGGCTTGTCGAGGTGGTAGGAGAGCACGGGGATGAGGTGCAG GGCTATGTGATGGAGGTGCTGTTGACACTGGAGTCAGTGGTGGTGAATTTAGCAGAATGTCTGAAAAACAGCGACCTTATGGCAGCTCTAACAAG GACGTGCTCACCAGATTTTGTGACTAGTGACAAACTGATGAACCGAAAAAGCACCGGTCAGCTGAACTTCCCTGGCCCAGGATTTGTCGGTCTGTCGTCACAGCGACACCAACGCTCCTACTCAGTCCCCAAGAAGTTTGGCGAGTGCGCTCACCAGTCGAGTGATCCTCCTCGCAGTGCAACTCTGGACCGCATCCAG GCCTGCAACAGTCACGGCCTTGCCCGAACAGGAAGAACCCCTGGGTCCTGCACATCATCAACCAATCGTATTGATCCCAGTGTTCTCTCAGATCCTGCCCATGTTTCCCATCCCTCATCAATACTCGCCACAGTCTTCTGGGTGGCAGTGTCACTCATGGAGTCAGACTTTGAGTTTGAATATCAGATGTCACTTCGCCTGGTTCACAAGTTGCTGTCAAAG GTGCCCTTAGACAGAGCAGAGAACCGCGAACGCCTGGAAAAGCTGCAGGCTCAGCTGAGGTGGAGCGGCTTCTCTGGGATTCAGCAGCTTTTGTTGAAGGGTTTTACCTCCCAGGCCACGTTTGACCTCACCTTACAGCTCTTCTGCCAGCTCACACCAGTCTCTCGCGTGCCTGTTGTTGACAGTTCACAGTCCGTAG GTTTCCCTCTGAATGTACTGTGTCTGCTGCCTCATCTCGTGCAACACTTTGGCCACCCAACTCAGTTTTGTAAGGAGAGCGCTGAGAGGATCGCACAG gtgtgTTTGGAGGAGAAGCACACAAAGCTCTCACATTTGGCCCATGTGATGACTCTGTATAAGACTCGCTCCTACACGCGGGACCCTTTCTCCTGGGTCAGTGTGGTTTGCCGCTACCTCCATGAGGCTTTCTCCGACATCACACTCAACATGGTCACCTATATGGCTGAG CTACTGGATAAGGGCCTTCCCAGTATGCAGCAGTCTCTTCTCCAGATAATCTACTGTCTGCTCAGCCACATGGACCTGACTGCTGTACAAGTCAAACAATTCAATGCTGATGTCACAAAGACCATTGAGAAGTTTGTTCAA ACCGTGCACTGGAAGGATGCCTTAAACATCTTGAAACTAGTGGTATCACGCTCTGCCAGCCTGGTTCATCCGGTGTACGGCCACTCACAGGGTGACCTATCTAATCTAGAGGTCAGCAGGGTGTGGGACGGTTCAGCCAAGGCTCTGCCTGGTAAAACACTGGACTTCACCTTTGACATCTCTGAG ACTCCAGTCATTGGCCGTCGGTTCGACGAGCTCCAGGGTTCAGGGGGTAGGGAGGGGAAGGCCAGAGCCATGGCTGTAACCCGCAGTACATCCTCCACCTCTTCTGGATCCAACTCCAACACCATCCTCGTACCTGTCAGCTGGAGGCGACCGCAATCCTCTCAG AAAAGGACCAGAGAGAAGCTGGTGAAcgttttgtctctttgtggaCAAGAAGTTGGACTCACAAAGAATCCATCT GTGATCTTCTCATCATGTGGCGACTTGGACATGATGGAGGTACGGGAGAGTGGTGTGTCATCAGAGGAAGGTGGGACCAGAGAGGACACACTAGACGACACCGccagtgagcagcagtttaGGGTTTTCCGAGACTTTGACTTTCTGGACGTGGAGTTGGAGGACGGAGAG GAGCTCCAG GGCGAGACAGTCGATAACTTTAATTGGGGCGTGCGACGGCGATCTCTGGACAGCACGGAGCTGGGTGACCTGTTGGAGGAGAGCCAGCACTCAGGCAGCACCCCCAGTCTGGGCCACGAGGACCCACACGATTCAGATGAGTcctcagaggaagaggagtccTCGACCAGCCAGAgcctctctcactctcagctT ACTAACCCCTCTCCATCAGAGGAAACCAATCACACCGATTCCTTATCTACTTCTTACGACACATCTGCCGACCCACAGTCCCTCAATGCCACCACACCAGGCCAGGGAGTGCTCCATGATGATCACAGTGGCCTACAT GGGAGGGTGTGTGCTGACGATGAGGACACTCAAGCCCAGGATGACGAGTTATCACTGAGCGCCAATGAGCTCCCTCATGGCTCGGACTGCGGCGAGAGCTTCACCCTGGAGTTGCCGGGGCAACCTCAGGATCAGCCGTGCAATCTGGATCACAGCCTCAACCCAGACTACTTCCATCCTCCGTTGGACTTTCTAGACCCCAACTGTCTGCCCAG CTTACGTGATGATGTCGACGACTTGGAAGACCTTGgttttcctcctcccccctctccatTTTTCTCCGCCATCTTGGCAGCCTTCCAGCCCACAGTGTGTGATGATGCTGAGGAGGCGTGGCGCTGTCATATCAACCAGCTTGTGACCGACTCGGATGGCTCCTGTGCTGTCCACACTTTTCAGgtcttctcatctctctttaAG AACATCCAGGGTAAATTCTGCCTCCTGACGACTGATGTTGCCACTTACCTCGGAGAGGGCTTACGAGGCATCGGCTCAAAGTTCCTCAGGTCCTCACAGATGCTGACCACGTGCTCTGATTGTCCCACAATTTACATTGATGCTGACACG ATCATGTCCTATGGTCTCCTTGAAAAGATGAAGTTCAGTGCGCTGGAGCTGCAAGAGTATTTGGATACCTACAACACCAGAGAGGAGGCTGCTGTCTCG TGGCTGAGGAACTGTAAGGACACATTTCCCAGGTGTCCTGGTGACAGTGTGGTCACCTGCCAGCCTGGAGACTCAGAGGAGAAG CAAATGGAGTCTCTTGCA CAACTGGAGCTTTGTCAGAGGCTCTACAAGCTGCACTTCcagcttcttctcctcttccagtCCTACTGCTCACTCATTGGTCAAGTTCACGCCATCAGCTCTGTGCCTGAG CTGCTGAACATGTCTCGAGAGCTCACTGATCTGAAGACCAGTTTGCAGGCAGCGGAGGCGGCTGTAGCCAGCGACCTGGAACACAAACACTTGGCCCACACTCACGCACACGCCACCCAGGTGGCAGCCATGGTTGTGCCCAGCTTTTCCACTTCAGAGGCAGCTGTGCAGGCCATACTGGAGTGCCTTAAGAATCACGAGTTCACCAAAGCCGTGCGCTACATCCAGGAGTTCAG GAGGCAGTGGCCAAACGGAGTGTTCGGTGGCAGCTCAGAGAGCGAGGTCCAGACACTACTCAACGTCTACTTTCGACACCAGACACTGGGCCAGACTGGCACGATTGCCCTGGTTGGGTCCCGCCAGGACCTCAGCCTCATCTGCTCCAAGCTGCTGGAACTCAACGGGGAGATTCGCGACATGATCCGCCGCGCCCAGGGTTACCGGGTCGTCACAACTTACCTCCCCGACTCCAGCGCCTCCGGGACCAGCCTCTGA